The Monomorium pharaonis isolate MP-MQ-018 chromosome 5, ASM1337386v2, whole genome shotgun sequence genome includes a window with the following:
- the LOC118645799 gene encoding uncharacterized PE-PGRS family protein PE_PGRS54-like — translation MENLLLERGRTGRKNKKGSAMGGILMEIKLELVEKGTDLETEVEGMIVGKVKLEKVLLLLLFLQVIAKIRIVAQERRRVDTVASLFVPSKRQGIAFQGRLLWNAGSSSMLHSSEGLLPPFGSPPLGFTQHSTCRRRRRIVSRIVRRRPTGTSPGKTPGFHRTQEQSPKDCIQYPVEGPAVGGVGGGVGSDGANGGGGAGSCGGIGHGEGGGVGRTEAGGRGGGGGSGAGGSGDTGRDGSDGGGGGAVAGVAGWSWLEASGSAASSGVRSGSEADGSSTDGGGGAAEGSTAVTSVVLMVSSSSSSSRLDREDSNVRIKVSRRVAAAVGVPCAYRQSWQELVVRCRIVAGRRDPGASGGAGDGALPAAADCGTLVRSSRRGRSFPGGRADASNGRLLTGILGGPAITRARRSRRVLRCRTIVDY, via the exons ATGGAGAATTTGTTATTGGAACGTGGCAGGACTG GAAGGAAGAATAAGAAAGGAAGTGCGATGGGAGGGATCTTGATGGAAATAAAGTTGGAACTTGTAGAAAAAGGGACGGATTTAGAGACGGAAGTGGAGGGGATGATTGTGGGGAAGGTTAAATTAGAAAAG gtgctgctgctgctgctgttccTCCAGGTCATCGCCAAGATTCGGATCGTCGCACAGGAACGCCGTCGG GTTGACACAGTCGCCAGCCTCTTTGTACCTTCCAAGAGGCAAGGTATTGCTTTCCAGGGTCGTCTGCTCTGGAACGCTGGAAGCTCGTCGATGTTGCATTCGTCGGAAGGACTGCTACCACCATTCGGATCACCTCCACTCGGATTTACACAACACTCAAC GTGCCGCCGTCGTCGCAGGATCGTCTCCAGGATCGTCCGTCGTCGTCCCACGGGAACCTCGCCAGGGAA GACACCCGGATTCCATCGGACTCAGGAACAGTCACCAAAGGATTGCATCCAG TATCCCGTGGAGGGCCCCGCAGTAGGTGGTGTAGGCGGCGGCGTCGGCAGTGACGGTGCGAACGGCGGTGGGGGTGCAGGCTCTTGTGGCGGCATCGGTCACGGCGAGGGAGGCGGCGTTGGCCGAACCGAGGCGGGAGGCAgaggcggcggtggcggcagCGGTGCTGGTGGCAGTGGTGACACGGGCCGTGACGGGTCCgatggtggtggcggcggtgcCGTTGCTGGAGTGGCCGGGTGGTCGTGGTTGGAGGCCAGTGGCAGCGCGGCGAGCAGCGGCGTCAGGTCCGGCAGTGAGGCGGACGGTTCCAGTACCGATGGTGGTGGCGGCGCGGCGGAGGGCTCGACGGCTGTCACCTCGGTTGTCCTGATGgtgtcctcgtcgtcgtcgtcgtccagGTTGGACAGAGAGGACTCGAACGTCCGGATCAAGGTCTCGCGGCGTGTGGCGGCGGCCGTTGGAGTGCCCTGTGCGTACAGGCAGTCTTGGCAGGAGCTGGTCGTCCGCTGCCGGATTGTTGCCGGTCGTCGGGATCCGGGCGCCAGTGGCGGAGCTGGTGATGGGGCTCTCCCGGCTGCGGCAGATTGCGGCACGCTTGTCCGGTCCTCACGGCGGGGACGGTCTTTCCCTGGTGGCCGTGCGGATGCCTCGAACGGGCGGCTGCTGACGGGCATCCTCGGCGGCCCGGCGATTACGCGAGCGAGGCGTTCGCGAAGAGTACTTCGTTGTCGTACCATCGTGGACTACTGA